TGAACTTTCACTTCCCAGTGGATTTGTTTTGCACGGGTTCCCTACTTTTACACGGTGACGACAATCTTGTGCCCTCGATTTGTTTATGCATATTCTTGGCTATGAAGCCCTTCTATGACCCCGCCCCCAAGGCAGAAGTACGTCTTCCCAGAATAAACAACACACATGCACGAGCTGCCCGCAGCGCCCGCAAGCCCCGCCTCCCCCGGGGCCACAAGCCGCCGAGGCCCCCTTCGCGGGCTGTTCCGGGAGATGCCTATCTGCCGGCCGCAGgcgaggccccgcccccgccccgcccccccggCCGCGGCGCACGAGCCTCGGCACGTGACGCGGCGCGCGGCGCCTCAGGCAGCGCGGCGGACAGCCCGACCCCCGGCGCGCCGCGGGCATCGCAGGACCCCGGCGACGGCTGTGGCGCAGAGCCGGGCggacgcggcggcggcggcggcggcggggcgtaGCGGTTGACTACGCGGGTGTCTGCGGGACGCACCGGCCCGGCGCTGCTCGCCGCGCTAGCTGATTGTTGGGCGGCCGGCGCCATGTCTGTGAGCGAGATCTTCGTGGAGCTGCAGGGCTTCTTGGCTGCCGAGCAAGACATCCGAGAGGCGAGCCCCCTTCCCTCGCATCCTctgcttccccttccctttccccttccccttcccctttcccggCCGGGCGCCCTCCGTGGCTGGCGCGCTGTGTCTTGTGGTGGGGTCGCCTCCGAGGTTGGGGTGCTTCTCCTCCACTTTCGGCTTAGGCCGTCTCCCGGCGTCGGGTTTTAGTGCTCGGGCTCGTGTCGGTGCGCCCGAGCTCGGCTTTCCAGCGCACCTGCCCATTTTGCATGCCACTTCCTCCCctggcacttgtgtgtgtgtgtgtgtgtgtgtgtgtgtcagaggctCCGTGAGCGTCAGCCACGGCTATCCAGTGCACACTTCACGTGTGTGTTGTCAGTGTGCACACGGGGCCGCCGCCTTTTAAAACCACTCTCCCTCACTTCCCGTGCCCACCTCGAATAAACATCCAGATTTTTATTCGCACCGGGCTCTCCGTCCCCAGTCTCTTTTCCCCGTGTTGCGTGTGTGTAGCGTGTTCGCGTGTGTATCTTCTTCGCATTCCTCAAGTGCTCCGAGGGGTTTCCTCCCTGGCGACTCTAGCGCTCAGCGTTTGCTTTGCCTGCAATTTGTTGCTGTCACACTGGCGCTGTCTCTTCTCCCGCTCTTCCTGAGACAGGATCTCGCTGTGTACGCCAGGGGGGCCTCGAACATGAACCTCTTTCCCTTAGCCTCTTCAGTGCTGCGatttacaggcgtgcgccaccaaattTGTGTTCATCTCCTGGACCTCAGTGTAAATGACCGCTTTGCGGTTCCGTTTTCCACGTTAACTTTTCTCTCCCCACcgccccttttgaggtagggtctcactctagctcaggctgacctggaattcactatgtagtctcagggtggcctctaactcataatgatcctcctacttctacctcccaagtgctgggattaaaggcttgcgccaccacacccgcatgcatgcatgcatgcatgtatgtatgtatgtatgtatgtatgtgagagagagagagagagagagagagagagagagagagagagagagagagaatgggcgcaccacagcctccagatgcatgtgccacttggttcatctggattacgtgggtactggggaatcgaacccgggtccttaggcttcacaggcaagcattttaattgctaagccatctctccagcccctccatgttAGTTTttcttacaaaagaaaaataaggggctggagagatggcttagcggttaagcgcttgcctgtgaagcctaaggaccccggttcgaggctcggttctccaggtcccacgttagccagatgcacaagggggcgcacgcgtctggagttcgtttgcagaggctggaagccctggcgcgcccattctgtctctctcccgctatctgtctttctctctgtgtctatcgctctcaaataaataaataaataattaaaaaaaaaaaagaaaaataatactgtgattaaaaaaaaaatctgccttccCCATTATTTGTTAAATTGCCCAAGGGAATACCTCATAAATGTGCCCCACAAATATCTGTAAAATGAATTAATGGAGAAAGTCAGTTTGTGTATTGCATTTAACTCTTCAtttctgtagattgctttttacATTATCATCTCTTTTAATTGTTAAAGTGTCTCAGTTCTGTATCTCGGGTGGGCGGCTATTATACTTTTAAGGTTTTCTGAGAAATCTGAGGCCTTTTTAGTGGTCCCTGAAGGTCTCATAGGAAATCAGTGAGTCAGAATTCACCTTTCAAGTATCAGTTCTTGTGAGgatcattaatttttttgatatATGTGAAGGTGGGTTAGATCAGATGTGCCAACTAGTGTATTTAGTATGAATTTGAGATAATGATTATGCTGGATTAGTATCTGATTTTGACTTTCAATTCTTTCTAGGAAATCCGAAAAGTTGTACAGAGTTTAGAACAAACAGCTCGAGAGATTTTAACCCTCCTTCAAGGGGTCCATCAGGGCACTGGGTTTCAGGACAGTAAGTTCTTCATTTGATTTTGAAAGTTTTTTATCTACTTTATCAATCCTTTAGTTAAtttccacacagaagagaaaCCTAATCTATACCATTTTAATGTGAAAAATGTCCATTATGtttaaagtgaataaaaattGGAGAAGTAGTGTGATCATTTTATAGATTTGCAAcattcattctgtttttgttggcttttttgtttcttcataATGTGGTTTAAGTAGAGATGTTTTCTATTGGTATAGAATTCTGATGTTAATTACAGTGGCTTAATAACTTGTGTATCTAAGAACTTTGATTTGAGTTGTATATGTGggtgtttggttgttttgtttttaagatgggGTCTTatcagaatgagagaaagagagaacatgcaccactttgtgcatctgtctttaaagaaaaaaagatggggtCTTattgtgttgcccaggctggtcttgaactgggCTGAAGTGATGCACCTTAACTTCTTGAAAAGTTGGATGTGCAGGGCAAGCAACActatgcatggtgtgtgtgtgtgtgtgtatgtgtgtgcgtgcacacgtgtgtgtgtgtgtttaaatgtaCACTTTCAGTGATTGAGTACCTTTTAATATGTATTTGTGAATAGGTGACCACTGTAAAATGTTCTCAAGTTAATGTTTACAGTCAGTCCCTTGAGTGTAAATCGCATTTAGATGTGGAACATTTGTTGTAAGATGAAAGCAGCTTagatgaaattattttcttttggggTATATTATAATAATGTAGCTTGCAGCTTTCAGGGGCAGTGATTTACACTGTGATGTGGAGTTGACTAGTCTGGGAGTAGTTAGTGAAAGGTCTTCCTGAGCAGTCTGGGAGATAGAAGCATTCAACTTCAGACCCCTGACTTCCAAATAGGAGCAGCAGCTGGTGGACAGCCTCTTCAAGATGGGGTTATTTTTGACACtttaaaaattaccaaaatgTTTCCCACCATTCTCCGTTTCatcaagtttttgtttatttttcagtagTCTAATCAGCAGGGAAATGACATGACATTTTGAGAGCCAGATTGAAAAGCAGAGTTGTGTGCATTtggctgtgagatttttttttagttgattAATTTCCAGGTAGACTACATAGATTATTAAGCAAGAATTGTATTTGAAATTTGGTTTTCCATTATTAAATTTGATTATCTTTTGTGATCAGTTCCAAAGAGGTGTTTGAAAGCTCGAGAACATTTTGGTACAGTAAAAACACATCTAACGTCTCTGAAGACCAAGTTCCCTGCTGAACAGTATTACAGGTTTGTAAGAAAAATAGCACTGTTTTATaagtatagatttaaaaaaaggcAGGAGAAAAATAGGTACTGAATGATTACTTATGAGTAGGTAAAAATCCCAttgtaaaaggaaaaacaaaaaaaatcacattgatAATTGTGTTAATAAAATTGGTATtaattttttccctttgtttaacttgacctttttttaaaaacatgtattacttttgtaatgtaaaaaaaaaaaaaaatgaacgtgctggagaactggctcagtggcaaaaatgcttgtcatgcaagcatatggacctgagttctgatccccagcacccacataaaagccaggtgtggtggtgcattggtgaggaagagacaggaggatctcacaGACTTGTTGGTTAACTAGTGTAGTTGAGTTCCAGGttcattgtctcaaaaaaaaacaaaaaaaaaaacagcagttgGGGAAGACACTTGCCATCAatttttggcctccacatgcacaccacacacaagcaaaaaagaaaaagtagttagGAAAATAACTTGTAAATggccaataattaaaaaaaaatatatgtatatttatttatttatttattgacaacttctatacttacaggcaacaaaccatggtatttccctcccctcctccactttcccattcataattctgctctctgtcatatcccctccctctctccattagtctcttttaatttgatgtcatcgtctttttctcctattatgagggtcttgtgtgggtattgctagtcttggatattgaggcaaaattctgtctggacagttgtatgtaaggagtggtacccttcctttggctcttacattctttctgccacctcttctgcaatgggccctgagccttggagggtgtgagatgtttcagtgctggacactcctccgtcctttcttctcagcactatggtgccttttgggccatcccagtggtcatcaccatctgaaaagagaagcttctgtaaccagaagtgagagtagcattagcatatgagtatgaacattaagtgtaatgctgtcagggcagtttggtgagagtaatatatgcatttatccagacaagagcaggctttataccaacctaaggctcatgacctccccttccataggcttttgcttaggttttcagtactaggcacatattccctcccatagagttagtcttcagtccagttagagagcagttggtttcccccagagcatacatgccactattgcacttgttcagtcatttggcctgtctggccacaCTTGAGGTTTCCattgtctactgttttcactgttgatgccttctgtctcccataagactgcatacagtgcagctttttccagctttcagttggctgggctacagggagaaggttttcgactcagcaccagcttgatttctcagtgactttgctgctcaggcatgtgaagtcttcagcaatagggtcttaccatccctttctcatgggaaaccaagggccttggcaatagccaacaactcagtggaaggaatcccatccctcacactgaaaattttctagtaacagtgtatagcttctggatgtgctattatataagaaagtagattttcatatgtcttaattcagaatatcttgaatttggttgaccctcccaccccacttttcttttatatattctcttcccctgaccttgcttaggcctttcctctccttgtaatctgtttttctacttacacataaacaataccattcccttaagaccttcccttccctccctccataagCCTTTTTTAGCTTATGGGCCTTTGGTACTGATTTTTGCTTTCAGCTCACACActagtagctaggatccacatataagagaagaaaagtaaaagtagTTAAGAAAATAACTTGTAAATGGCCAATAAACTTTTGAAAAAGTATTCAACATACTTAGCCGTaggaaaatttaaagtaaaactacttttagccaggtgtggtagcacacacctctaatcatAGGACTtaggaggcatagataggaggatcactgtgagttggaggccagcctggaactacagaatgagttccagtttggcctgggttagagtgagatccttcctcaaacacacacacacaatataataaaactactttgagattccatttcacgtTAGTCTACAGTGACTActacaagaaaacaaatgatagttGCTGGTGAGTAtgtagggaaagaaagaggaacccttactgCTATTAggagtgtaaactggtgcagACACTATGGGCATCAGTATGGTGGTTCCTCACAAATGAAAGTACTATGACCTTGGGCATATACCCCAAGTACTCTTAAGTCCTACCACAGAGGTACTTGCACATGCATATTTActgctattcacaatagctaaaaaatgGAAGCCACCTAGATGTTCATCAACGTGtgggtgaatggataaataaaattgtgCATATACACAGTTGAATTTTATTTAGCTGTAAAGAAAACTGAACTGActtttgcaggaaaattgatgaaatgggAAATTATTAAGTCAGAAAGACAAttgctgcatgttttctctcatggaatccttagattatatatatatttttcacgtgtgtgtgtatgtgtgcatgtgtgtgtatgtgtaggtcaTGATACTAGAAAAGGGATCATGAGAAGAGATCTTGGGAAGGCAGTAGGcaaaaaaaagaggtaaagaaCTTAATGTGAtatgaaagcaaaagaaagactTGGGAGGAGGAGTAGACCAGGAGAAGGGAGATGGGACAAGACTGAGGACTGGGGAGGAGGAGTGAGAACAAAATGCATGTCAGCTTTTATAATGAAGCCCATTGCTTTGTATGCCGATGTAAACTAACAAAAACAAGGCACCTGTTGTACAAAAGCCAAAATTGAGAGTGTCCTTTTGCTCTTTTTAAGTTTATTGTGCAAAGTGGTAACTTCTACTTATGCTATGAAGGTTGTAGGGTTAGGTGGCAATATAAATCTGGAGTGGAACTGTATTATAAAGCTTGAATTCTGCTGCCAAGGGGTCATACCTAGCTAACAGTTCATGCTGCCACCATTAATTGTAAGATTATGCTTTTCTAGATGTACAGTAGGGAAGAACAAGAATTGCTTACCATTGATCATGAAATGTGGCTTGGAAAATGTCCAGCTTTCATAGGTGTAGGCCTGGGAAAAAACACCCGAGTGCTGATGAAGTATGATAGTATGATAAGTAAGAAACAGTAGTTTCtacttcaattttttatttaaaaagatgtcctcctgagccgggcgtggtggcacacacctttaatcccagcatttgggaggcagaggtaggaggatccctgtgagttcaaggccaccctgagaatacagagtgaatttctagatcagcctagactagagtgaaatcctacctcgaaaaaccaaaaaaaaaaaaaaaaaaaaaaaaaaaagaaaaaaaaaagatgtcctcttgggctggagggatggcttagcaggtaaagcatttgtctgctaagcaaaaggacccaggtttgattcctcaggacccacgatagccagatgcataaggggtcacatgtgtctggagttcatttgcagtggctggagcccctagtgtgcccattctctctttttctctgccaagtaaataaatatataaagataagtggctggagggatgcctttgatcagttaaggtgtttgcctgaaaagccaaagttcccaggttcgattccccaggacccatgttagccagatgcacaagggggtacacgcatctggagtttgtttgcagtggctggaggccctggcatgcccattctttctttctccctttttctctgttaaataaataaataaataaaatattttataaagagatgtcctcttgccgggcgtggtagtgcacacctctaatcccagcacttgggaggcagaggtaggaggattgtcatgagttcgagttcatagtgaatttcaggtcagtctgggctagagtgagaccctgcctggaaaaaacaggaaaaaaaaagatgtactctgagagagagtgtgtgtatttaATAAACAGGATGTGTATGGGAGTAGCTAGCATAATCTCACAGCAAAATTTTGTAGGGTGTGGATCGGCAAACCACTGATGGTCCACTGTCTCAGAGAGCTAAGggttactttgttttgtttttgaagtagggttttgctttagcccaggttttGTCCTGGAATttgacttcgaactcacagcaatcctatcacACCTgacttactctttttcttttcttt
The genomic region above belongs to Jaculus jaculus isolate mJacJac1 chromosome 5, mJacJac1.mat.Y.cur, whole genome shotgun sequence and contains:
- the Tsn gene encoding translin isoform X2, whose amino-acid sequence is MSVSEIFVELQGFLAAEQDIREEIRKVVQSLEQTAREILTLLQGVHQGTGFQDIPKRCLKAREHFGTVKTHLTSLKTKFPAEQYYRFHEHWRFVLQRLVFLAAFVVYLETETLVTREAVTEILGIKAVCQQCDRRRLLQTTPHLHIY